The following are encoded in a window of Cottoperca gobio chromosome 20, fCotGob3.1, whole genome shotgun sequence genomic DNA:
- the LOC115025596 gene encoding xin actin-binding repeat-containing protein 1-like: protein MSALYLSKVVPQDSTRSLLKPAQDQSSASGKRSQLTKMSKDSEQRKDDPPPLPSAGHKPGPEDISGAHVPQFMPSQLSKEKLYQQRQKCELRRLLKHTHPELKMLNEVVDEELAEVLRLETGVTAGETGYEGEVLSRCLIFENCAQINKVSPYTPKMRTAERTMERGVVSKTSAVFEEHEERTCNESDKGIVEDDKTLGSSPDPNRECEEEMIKIDVQATRRIFESQSVNTSTPNPDNKCQGKVSISGDETGAVRKQKQEFEMYSKDNLHIENKSNTSTKSLDLTDQPNKQGPCVHIIGQSSDHVFSDRKGDSTGETVFEGEPTSSHDPEEFGKIIETSAALSQNNPFIPTNIEREHSFVHTSQSQSPAGDSGAAQDLLIANVKNRAHLFESMPFDQIRNQNKNEIETLVENIKETLNSLHHVNAIHSDGLIIEVNETMIAKKPNSHYQRVGLRLNMMRWLKVVHKTSYSSCYHGQT from the coding sequence ATGTCCAAAGACTCCGAACAAAGGAAAGATGAccctcctccacttccttcaGCCGGACATAAACCAGGACCAGAAGACATCTCTGGGGCACATGTCCCACAATTCATGCCATCCCAACTCTCCAAAGAAAAGCTGTACCAACAGCGGCAAAAATGTGAGCTGAGAAGGCTCCTGAAGCACACTCACCCGGAGCTGAAGATGTTGAATGAAGTTGTGGATGAGGAGCTTGCTGAGGTTTTGAGATTAGAGACTGGGGTGACAGCTGGTGAAACAGGATACGAGGGAGAGGTCCTTTCAAGATGCTTGATATTTGAGAACTGTGCCCAGATTAACAAAGTATCTCCTTACACCCCCAAGATGCGCACGGCAGAAAGAACAATGGAAAGAGGCGTTGTCAGTAAAACATCAGCTGTGTTTGAGGAGCATGAAGAAAGGACTTGTAATGAAAGTGATAAAGGCATCGTAGAGGATGACAAAACACTTGGGTCTAGTCCAGATCCTAACAGAGAGTGTGAGGAGGAGATGATAAAAATAGATGTTCAGGCTACCCGAAGGATATTTGAGAGTCAGTCTGTTAACACATCCACACCAAATCCAGATAATAAGTGCCAGGGAAAAGTTTCTATTTCTGGAGATGAGACAGGGGcagtcagaaaacaaaaacaggagtTTGAAATGTATAGCAAAGATAATCTACACATCGAAAACAAAAGCAATACATCTACCAAAAGTCTTGATTTGACAGACCAGCCCAATAAACAAGGCCCATGTGTTCATATCATTGGTCAAAGCTCTGACCATGTGTTTTCTGATAGGAAAGGGGATTCTACTGGTGAAACAGTCTTTGAGGGTGAGCCTACAAGCTCCCATGATCCAGAAGAATTTGGGAAAATAATCGAAACGAGTGCAGCTCTTTCCCAAAACAACCCATTTATCCCAACAAACATAGAAAGGGAACATTCCTTTGTGCATACATCACAATCACAAAGCCCAGCAGGAGACAGTGGGGCAGCTCAGGACCTTCTGATAGCTAATGTCAAGAACAGAGCTCACTTGTTTGAATCAATGCCATTTGACCAAATCAGGAATCAGAACAAGAACGAAATTGAGACGTTGGTTGAGAACATCAAGGAAACGCTGAATTCCCTTCATCACGTTAATGCCATACATTCAGATGGCTTAATCATTGAGGTAAATGAGACAATGATAGCTAAAAAGCCAAATTCACACTATCAGAGAGTGGGCCTGAGATTAAATATGATGAGGTGGCTGAAGGTGGTGCACAAAACTTCATACTCCAGTTGCTACCACGGTCAAACCTAA